In Candidatus Bathyarchaeota archaeon, the sequence CGTTCTATGATGTTTTACAGGGGCAACAGGCCAACCGCAATCCAGCAAGCGTTTAACTTGCAACTGCAAGGGTGGTTGGTGGAATGCAGGTAGCGTTTGGGTGCCTGTTGGTTAGTCATGAAAAAGCTTTTATGCCCTTTGCGCTGAACAAAACGCAGAGGAAAACGAAATGAACTATGAAACGAACAAAATCTTAGGCGGCATCGGCGCGATCTTGATGTTCATCGGCATCTTGCCCGTGGCGAACTTTTACGGTATATTGGAATTAATCGGTGCAGTGCTCATCTTGGCGGCGTTGTATGGGCTTTCAGGGCATTTTCATGAGTCAGGCATCTTCAAGAACGCAGTCATCGGCGTACTTGCAGGCGTAGTGGGCGCGGTCTTAGCGTTTGTTATTTTGGTTGCGGTTGTCTTGGCTAACATTAGCAGTTTTCTCTACCAGCTTTACCCAGGTTGGGATGGCTCGTGGGCTTCTCTTTCAGGCATGACGGCTGACACAAGCCAGTTTACCTCAGGCAACTTTGACTACAGCACTCTTGTTCCGCTTGTAACGGGTGCGCTTGCTGTGCTGGTTATTCTGTGGGTTTTTGCCATAGTCGGCACGTTCTTCATCAGGCGCTCACTAAAACAGGTCAGTGCAAAATCGGGTGTTGGCTTATTCGGAACCGCTGGAACCTTACTGTTGGCTGGCGCGTTTTTAACCATAATCGGCTTCGGCTTACTGTTGATGTGGATTGCAGCGCTGCTTTTGGCAATCGCCTTCTTCCAGCTAAAGCAAGCAGAACCCATAGCACCGCCAACTTATCCGCCGCCACCACA encodes:
- a CDS encoding DUF996 domain-containing protein: MNYETNKILGGIGAILMFIGILPVANFYGILELIGAVLILAALYGLSGHFHESGIFKNAVIGVLAGVVGAVLAFVILVAVVLANISSFLYQLYPGWDGSWASLSGMTADTSQFTSGNFDYSTLVPLVTGALAVLVILWVFAIVGTFFIRRSLKQVSAKSGVGLFGTAGTLLLAGAFLTIIGFGLLLMWIAALLLAIAFFQLKQAEPIAPPTYPPPPQPPT